The Pedobacter mucosus genome window below encodes:
- a CDS encoding FecR family protein, producing the protein MLNEPKYLDLIVRYLNNPLDDIARSKVNALCAKSPQNESYFKEVERIWNLSSKAARLDLSVNDSEFKFKPALQQLTHHSLINFKWLAAAAAIVIIAGIGFIIFNHQNANSFLTKETLANQKDSIILVDGSKVFLEGNTILKYPKNFEKTAREVYLDKGKAFFKITRNPKHPFSIQMGESNIIVLGTSFNLDYKEDRINLDVKTGRVLFSPYLNGASAILTSGQALSYDIVKKEFTTKLSHNPNAQHLAELTFVDTPLEEVCNRLSEFYQIKIILDTKQPLVKKFNATFKQNSLDEVLEVLKETYGLNIKKSKENITLKVPQ; encoded by the coding sequence ATGCTTAACGAACCTAAATACTTAGACTTAATTGTCCGGTATTTAAATAATCCACTGGACGATATTGCTCGTTCCAAAGTAAACGCTTTATGTGCTAAGTCCCCGCAAAATGAATCCTATTTTAAGGAAGTGGAACGGATATGGAATTTATCTTCTAAAGCTGCAAGATTAGATTTATCTGTAAATGATTCTGAATTCAAATTTAAACCTGCTCTACAACAACTCACGCATCATTCTTTAATTAATTTTAAGTGGCTAGCGGCTGCTGCAGCAATAGTTATAATTGCAGGTATAGGCTTTATTATTTTTAATCATCAAAATGCAAATTCATTTCTAACAAAAGAAACGTTAGCTAACCAAAAAGATTCGATAATACTTGTTGATGGATCTAAAGTGTTTTTGGAAGGCAATACAATTTTGAAGTATCCAAAAAACTTCGAAAAAACTGCTCGCGAAGTATATCTAGATAAGGGAAAAGCGTTTTTTAAAATTACAAGAAATCCAAAACATCCATTTAGCATTCAAATGGGGGAATCTAATATTATTGTTTTAGGTACTTCATTTAATCTTGATTACAAGGAAGATCGCATTAATCTAGATGTTAAAACCGGAAGAGTTTTATTCTCGCCATATTTAAATGGTGCATCTGCAATCCTTACCTCTGGGCAAGCACTATCATATGATATTGTTAAAAAAGAATTCACAACTAAATTATCTCACAACCCAAATGCACAACATTTAGCGGAACTAACTTTTGTTGATACTCCACTTGAAGAAGTTTGTAACCGGCTTAGTGAATTTTATCAGATTAAAATAATTTTAGACACGAAACAGCCACTTGTAAAAAAATTCAATGCAACTTTTAAGCAAAACAGTCTTGATGAAGTGTTGGAAGTTTTAAAAGAAACATATGGGTTAAATATTAAAAAATCTAAAGAGAATATCACACTTAAAGTACCACAATAA
- a CDS encoding RNA polymerase sigma-70 factor encodes MNVEDIETGKDLIALIKKGNTATFTAFYKSYYQKLLLTSDKYVKDIHVAEENVQDVFLKIWENPEGLNNVVSLKSYLYRSVINASINYLNRQKNIEQHHLKLASELTEEYLMELDEEHEMIVLLRFEIEKLPNQCKKVFKLSRFENLKYKEIAFRLNLSEKTVENHIGTALKTLRARFLADEALNKRGKSYLMLMNLFLC; translated from the coding sequence ATGAACGTTGAAGATATAGAGACCGGAAAGGATTTGATTGCCCTAATTAAGAAGGGTAATACCGCAACTTTCACGGCGTTTTATAAATCATACTATCAAAAATTGCTTTTAACTAGCGATAAATACGTTAAGGATATTCATGTTGCCGAAGAAAATGTTCAGGATGTGTTTCTTAAAATTTGGGAAAATCCTGAAGGTCTGAATAATGTTGTCTCACTTAAATCTTATTTGTACCGATCGGTCATAAACGCTTCTATAAATTACCTTAATCGCCAAAAAAATATAGAACAGCATCATTTAAAACTTGCGTCTGAACTTACCGAAGAATATTTAATGGAGTTGGATGAAGAGCATGAAATGATTGTTCTGCTTAGGTTTGAGATTGAAAAGCTTCCAAATCAATGTAAGAAGGTTTTTAAATTAAGTCGATTTGAAAATTTGAAATATAAAGAAATAGCTTTCCGATTAAATTTATCAGAAAAGACTGTAGAAAATCATATTGGAACAGCTTTAAAAACATTACGTGCAAGGTTTCTTGCCGATGAAGCCTTGAATAAACGTGGGAAAAGTTATTTAATGCTAATGAACCTGTTTTTATGCTAG
- a CDS encoding DUF420 domain-containing protein has product MNTSIEKKYNKWIIVLSILIPVAVALLFVVKLKDLGFDVKPLPFLPPIYAAINGLTAILLVIAVWAIKNGKIQLHQNLMKSAIACSLLFLVMYIAYHMTTPSTKFGGDGTIKYVYFFILLTHILLSIAIIPLVLVTYVRALAERFDKHKKIARITFPLWLYVAVTGVVVYLMISPYYNY; this is encoded by the coding sequence ATGAACACCTCAATAGAAAAAAAATATAATAAGTGGATCATTGTGTTATCCATACTTATTCCGGTTGCTGTAGCACTTTTATTTGTAGTAAAATTAAAAGATTTAGGGTTTGACGTTAAGCCCCTACCATTTTTGCCACCTATTTATGCTGCAATAAACGGACTTACTGCCATTTTATTAGTCATTGCTGTTTGGGCAATCAAGAATGGTAAAATCCAACTTCACCAAAACCTGATGAAATCGGCGATTGCTTGTTCGTTATTGTTTTTAGTAATGTATATCGCTTATCACATGACCACACCATCGACAAAATTTGGAGGTGATGGAACTATTAAATATGTGTATTTTTTTATTTTACTAACACACATCCTATTATCTATAGCCATTATTCCCTTAGTGTTGGTTACTTATGTAAGGGCATTAGCAGAGCGATTTGATAAACATAAAAAAATTGCCAGAATTACTTTCCCGCTTTGGCTATATGTTGCAGTTACCGGAGTAGTTGTTTATTTAATGATTTCGCCCTATTACAACTATTAA
- a CDS encoding SCO family protein gives MKQKSIKKALILVSILAIPGFLFFYLLPHFAKNRYKSLPIFGEKVVAKTFHSVKGKKIPDTIYHQVPDFKLTNQNTDTVSWKSLQDKITVLNLFYTANATKEAGKNLKQLEEYYHKNKLLRFVSISVDPAENINTLKAYAKSLNAEAGKWDVLAGDTSTIYPLIRKGLLLDVIHNGETDNSKFIFSNQILLLDNQHRIRGYYEATNPDALAKLDDEIKVLVAEDLRNIKDGR, from the coding sequence ATGAAACAAAAATCTATAAAAAAGGCATTGATCCTGGTAAGCATATTGGCTATACCGGGATTTTTGTTTTTTTACTTATTACCACACTTCGCTAAAAATAGGTATAAGAGCCTTCCGATATTTGGAGAAAAGGTTGTAGCAAAAACTTTTCATTCTGTTAAGGGGAAAAAAATTCCAGATACTATTTATCATCAGGTTCCTGATTTCAAATTAACTAACCAGAATACAGATACTGTTAGTTGGAAATCTCTACAAGATAAAATAACCGTTTTAAATTTATTTTATACTGCGAATGCTACGAAAGAAGCAGGCAAAAATTTAAAACAGCTTGAAGAATATTATCATAAAAATAAGTTATTACGCTTCGTAAGTATTTCAGTTGATCCGGCTGAAAATATTAATACCCTAAAAGCTTATGCTAAGTCTTTAAATGCCGAAGCTGGTAAATGGGATGTTTTAGCTGGTGATACAAGTACAATTTATCCATTGATCAGAAAAGGTTTATTACTCGATGTGATTCATAATGGAGAAACAGATAATTCAAAATTCATTTTTAGCAATCAAATTCTATTATTAGATAATCAACACAGAATAAGAGGTTATTATGAAGCAACCAATCCTGATGCGCTGGCCAAATTAGATGATGAAATTAAGGTTTTAGTGGCAGAAGATTTAAGAAATATTAAAGATGGCAGGTAG
- a CDS encoding cytochrome C oxidase subunit IV family protein has protein sequence MSEHTHTTEGHEHEEHTGLSKGKIWKVFGILLLITVIEFIIALWAIPNGHMTQQVGNYVYIVLTLLKAFYIVAYFMHLRFEKLGLQLALTVSFIFIIYFIVLMLIEGNHLNMNMINH, from the coding sequence ATGTCAGAACACACACATACAACTGAAGGACACGAGCACGAAGAACATACCGGTTTATCTAAAGGTAAAATTTGGAAAGTTTTCGGGATTTTATTGCTAATCACTGTTATCGAATTTATCATTGCACTTTGGGCAATTCCAAATGGACACATGACGCAGCAGGTTGGTAATTACGTTTATATTGTTTTAACGTTATTAAAGGCGTTTTATATCGTAGCTTATTTTATGCACTTAAGGTTTGAAAAACTTGGTTTACAATTGGCTTTAACGGTTTCATTTATTTTCATTATTTACTTTATTGTTTTAATGCTGATTGAGGGCAATCATTTAAACATGAATATGATTAATCATTAA
- a CDS encoding cytochrome c oxidase subunit 3, whose amino-acid sequence MNSVSQLDQVKTGPWSGGRSPWSVEYGKIMMWFFLLSDAFTFSSLLIYYGAQRFSKLTWPAPDKVFQSVPGVVEHGAPLVFVGIMTFILIMSSVTMVLAVEAGHRRSKKEVIGWMIATIIGGFMFLGCQAIEWAHLFHEGFGWGEIPSPEELKQFFNGPVSLVAAQQFANLFFTITGFHGFHVFTGVLINIIILVMTINGTFERKGHYLMVEKVGLYWHFVDLVWVFVFTFFYLV is encoded by the coding sequence ATGAATTCAGTATCACAATTAGATCAAGTTAAAACCGGACCATGGAGTGGTGGTCGTTCTCCGTGGTCGGTAGAATATGGCAAAATCATGATGTGGTTTTTCCTCTTATCAGATGCTTTTACCTTTTCGTCTCTTTTGATTTATTATGGCGCTCAGCGTTTTTCTAAATTGACTTGGCCAGCACCAGATAAAGTTTTTCAATCAGTACCTGGAGTGGTAGAACATGGCGCACCATTAGTTTTTGTGGGTATCATGACATTTATCCTAATCATGAGTTCAGTAACAATGGTTTTAGCTGTTGAGGCCGGACATAGACGTTCTAAAAAAGAAGTAATCGGATGGATGATTGCAACCATTATTGGAGGTTTCATGTTTTTGGGTTGTCAGGCAATAGAATGGGCTCACTTATTTCATGAGGGCTTTGGTTGGGGAGAAATTCCTTCGCCTGAAGAATTAAAACAATTCTTTAACGGACCGGTTTCTTTGGTAGCTGCACAGCAATTCGCTAACTTGTTTTTTACCATTACTGGTTTCCATGGTTTCCACGTATTTACTGGAGTATTGATTAATATTATTATCTTGGTAATGACGATCAATGGAACTTTTGAAAGAAAAGGTCATTATTTAATGGTAGAAAAGGTTGGTTTATACTGGCACTTTGTAGATTTAGTTTGGGTGTTCGTATTTACATTCTTCTATTTGGTTTAA